A single Candoia aspera isolate rCanAsp1 chromosome 5, rCanAsp1.hap2, whole genome shotgun sequence DNA region contains:
- the CHODL gene encoding chondrolectin: MTSTAKCLNSKSKRKKDQVAVVARGAFAQFRVVLSQKICYGDSAHPCYKIAYFQDMSRRVGFQEARQACEMGDGVLLSLESEAEQKLIEHMLQNLTKAGPGISDGDFWIGLWRNGEGQMTSSACPDLYKWTDGSSSLFRNWYTDEPSCGSEACVVMYHQPTANPGLGGPYLYQWNDDRCNMKHNFICKYKSEDIPEKESGDRTDPHHEVQATVPALKPNYPSKSEDDFPLVVTETSGLIPNLIYVVIPTIPLLLLILVAFGTCCFQMLHKSKGRTKTSPNQSTLWISKNPRKDSNLEV, encoded by the exons atgacCTCTACAGCTAAGTGCCTTAAtagcaaaagcaaaagaaaaaag GaccaggtggcagttgtggctaggggGGCCTTTGCTCAATTTCGTGTTGTGctca gtcaaAAGATTTGCTATGGTGACTCTGCACATCCCTGCTACAAGATAGCCTATTTCCAAGACATGTCTAGGCGTGTGGGTTTTCAGGAGGCTCGCCAAGCCTGTGAAATGGGCGATGGAGTCCTTCTCAGCCTTGAAAGTGAAGCAGAACAGAAACTAATAGAACATATGCTGCAGAATCTCACCAAAGCAGGTCCTGGGATTTCTGATGGAGACTTCTGGATTGGTCTATGGAGAAATGGAGAGGGACAAATGACCTCTAGTGCCTGCCCTGATCTTTACAAATGGACAGATGGAAGCAGTTCCCTCTTCAG AAATTGGTATACCGATGAGCCTTCCTGTGGGAGTGAAGCTTGTGTTGTGATGTATCACCAGCCAACTGCAAATCCAGGTTTAGGAGGGCCTTATCTTTATCAGTGGAATGATGACAGATGCAACATGAAGCACAATTTCATCTGCAAGTATAAGTCAG AAGACATCCCAGAAAAAGAATCAGGAGACAGAACAGATCCACATCATG AAGTGCAAGCAACAGTGCCAGCCTTGAAGCCTAATTATCCAAGCAAGTCAGAAGATGATTTTCCATTGGTCGTTACTGAAACTAGTG gtCTAATTCCTAATTTAATTTATGTTGTTATACCAACCATACCACTGTTGTTGTTGATATTAGTGGCTTTTGGGACTTGCTGTTTCCAGATGCTGCATAAAAG taAAGGAAGAACAAAAACCAGTCCCAATCAGTCAACACTGTGGATTTCTAAGAACCCAAGAAAGGACAGTAACCTGGAGGTATAA